In Saccharomyces eubayanus strain FM1318 chromosome II, whole genome shotgun sequence, the genomic stretch AAAATCAACAGGAAACAAAGACGGTGGTAGTACCACAAGTACACTACCTCAACAGATTGGATGGATAACAAATGGAATCAATCTAGACTATCCAACCTTTGAAGAACGgttgaaaagagaactaAAGTATGTGGGGATATATATGAACATGCCcaaagatgaaaacaatCCTAACTCAGATGACCCTGATTGGATTACCGGTAGAGAAGACGACGAGATAAGCGCGGAATTAAGAGAGTTACAAACCACATTGAAACAGGtgaccaaaaaaaatcaaaaaaggaaagccCTGCTGATTCCGTTAGTCGAGAGGCAATTAGCATGGCAGGAATACTCATCTATTTTGGAGGACTTAGACAAGCAGATTGACCAGGCTTATGTCAAGCGCATTCGTGTAcctaagaaaagaaagaagcatCATACAGCAACTTCAAGTAATGTGAATACAGGAACCACATCTCAAATAGCACAACAGAAGGCTGCTAACTCGAGCCTAAAGTCGTTACTAGATAAGAGGCAGAGGTGGATTAACAAGATTGGTCCTCTATTTGACAAGCCTGAACTTATGAAAAGAATTCCTGCTGAAAGCGTATTCAAGGACATagaccaagaagaagatgaagacgaaggCGATGTGTTTGGACAAAACACTAACAAGGACGTGGAACTAAACTGAAAGCACAGGGACCCCAATGAAGATACGTAGCATAACAAGGCATATAACTAACGATATAAGTATTAATCTATAAATAGTGACGCTTGATCACATATTACGGAAGTGGAtaatcctttttttttgttaccttttttttccatctgAAATTCTTTGGAGGGGCAAAAACAATGAGATGTGAATGAATGTATGCATTGACTTTCTGTTGCTGGCATAAGCGTGAAGCCAATTAAACCAGGTATAATAGCACAAGGTCGCAGTCTATCGATCTGGTACGTCAGAATCAAGGCGGaaatacatataaataataGTAAAAGTAAGCAATGTCCAGGGCTAAGAGGATTATGAAAGAGATACAAGCTGTCAAGGATGACCCCGCAGCCCACATCACGCTTGAATTCGTGAGTGAGTCTGATATCCACCATCTAAAAGGCACATTTTTGGGTCCACCCGGAACGCCTTATGAGGGCGGAAAGTTCGTTGTGGACATTGAGGTCCCTATGGAGTATCCGTTCAAACCACCCAAGATGCAGTTCGACACAAAAGTATATCATCCGAACATATCATCGGTGACAGGTGCCATTTGcttggatattttgaagaatgcATGGTCGCCAGTGATAACTTTGAAGTCTGCGTTAATTTCGCTTCAGGCGCTATTGCAATCTCCAGAACCTAATGATCCTCAAGATGCAGAGGTAGCACAGCATTATCTACGGGATAGAGAGTCCTTTAACAAGACTGCTGCATTATGGACGAGATTATACGCCAGCGAAGGCGCCAATGGCCAAAAGGGCAACATAGAGGAGTCTGATTTATATGGGATCGATCACGACCTTATTGAGGAGTTCGAATCTCAAGGTTTCGAAAAGGACAAGATTGTCGAAGTCCTGAGAAGGTTAGGTGTCAAGTCTTTGGACCCCAATGACAACAATACAGCTAATCGTATCATCGAGGAATTGTTAAAGtgaagaattaaaaaaaaaaatcccCAGAGTaaataattaaataaaCTACATGAATAGAGCATCAAGCAGGAATAACTCCACAGTACACCCTGCATGTTACTGAGGCCGCATAACCACAGTAGAGCAACGTAATATACTAAATACTATTTGAAGTATATATACGTCTTCGTTATAAGTGAAAGGCTATTGGGCCAATCGTcgctgtttttttttttttttttttatattccGGGGCACCTTCGGAAGAGCCTAATCGCAGTTCGGTTATATAAGGAGAACCCTTCAAGGAACCGGTGACAGAGATAAGAGTGTTCACGACAATACTGTAAGAATAGTCAGGACAGTAACATTTGGTTCTCCTATTCGTCgtcttttcatttctcTCCTTTCTCTCCAGGCTGTATACCCAACTACTTCATACTAACAATGATGCTGCCAAGATCTCTGAGAAGTATCACAAGAAACAGGGGATTCCATACCGCAACAGTAAGAGCTTTCCAGTCCACTGCCAAGAAGAGTTTGACAATCCCATTTTTGCCCGTACTGCCACAAAAACCAGGTGGTGTTAGTGGTACTCCTAACGATGCCTATGTCCCCCCCCCTCAGAATAAACTAGAGGGTTCAGTCCATTGGTATATGGAAAAGATCTTTACTTTGTCTGTTCTTCCATTAGCCACGACGGCAATGCTAACGACTGGTCCATTGTCTACCGCAGCAGActccttcttttctgttaTGCTATTAGGATATTGTTATATGGAATTCAATTCTTGTATCACAGATTATATATCTGAGAGAGTTTACGGTGTTTGGCACAAATATGCGATGTACATGCTAGGGTTAGGTTCTgctttctctcttttcgGGATTTATAAATTGGAGACAGAAAACGATGGTTTTGTTGGCTTGGTTAAGAGTCTATGGGACTCTTCTAAAAGAGAAGATTCAGCAAAGATTGAGGCCAAGAAATAGCTTAGGTCGCCACAAAACACATATCCGGTCACACATGTGCACACTTATACTAGTGCCTTTTCAAGTCtatatttgatttttatcTAATTTCCACTTTATACGattctgttttctttatcattatttattcattcTATTtacttatatatttattcatttactcatctatttatttattgatttATTCATAACACCAATGTTGGCATTTTattgttcttctcttcttacTTCGACTGATCCAGTATATCTTGTTTGAGCTTTATCTTCCACTTTCGTAGATTGTTTACTAAACACTCTTTCGTCACTCGCGGGTTCTCAATCACAACCAATTCTCGTTCATTACAATATACATCTCTGCAATCcagtcttttcaaaaaaattatagaTAAATTAACAGAGTCTATTTctactttgaaaatatcttgTAACTGGATTAAGTGGTTTTCAATGATACTGTTATCTTCAATTTGACATTGCTTCCTTATGTTCTCATACGTCAACTCATTATATGTTTCACTCAATGTTATCAAAGTCAACTTTTCAAGTTTCGATCGCATCGAAGATGTTAAGGTTGTATCTTCCGGAACATCCTTAATGTTTCCAAAagcaaatatttcaaataacTGTCGTTCATCGAGATCTTTACTCTCCAACCATTCTGCTTTATAATGGTATTTGTGAGGCTCTTCTAACGCTCTTATTGTTTCCTCCCTCATtgctgattttttttttKTTCCATTCAGATCATCacttgtttttccttttgtttgtttaccCTTGTATGTGATACagtatatacataaaaaaaggCTACATGAGTAGTTCAGTTCCATTATTTTCGCATTCCGAAAGCACAATAAGCAAGAAGGCAAGAAAGCAACAACATaagaaaagcaaattgCAATAATCACCAGGGAAGTCTGCCTATACCATAAGACCTTACTTCTATATGTGTAGATGCCTACCATTTTATATAACACCAATTCCAGCTTAATTTCTAAATACCGAAGATCTAATGCCTCCAAGCCATATAAAGGACTACCATCGAAGAAAGCGCATAAGCGATTGAGTTTGCCACcagatattttcaaagaggagTCTGGCTATACGCGAAATTGTAATGACGATATATCATTCCAAAGTGAATTCGAGAAGGATTCTGTTGGATATCTCCAGGATTTATGTTGCTCCGTATACCCAAGTTCACTGCATCAAAGGATTAAGAACCTGAGAGGTTCACCAGATTTACAAATAAATGCATTCATTGCgttaattttcaaaaatttcattaaatCTTGGTACGGTGTCAAAATACCTACTGAtgattcaaaattcttAACTGAATTGTACAATTTGgttcaaaatttggtaaagtatatgaaaaattcccAAATCGACTACAGTTCCCTTCTACTTGATTACATTCCCTGTTTGGTTTCATCCCATTTGAAAGCTTTGGGAGACTGTCCCCAGGATACCAATCTTGTTTATGAACATTATTGCCAGTTAACTCTATATGATTCCAAACGATACCCAGGCTTATTCATAGATATTatccaaaataaaatgaacACCAAATCTCTATTGCAAAGAAGTTTTTTGGATAGTTTTCTTAATGAACTTGTATTTGGACATATATTGGATTCGATAATAGAGCCATATCATCTTCTGAACGGTCTGAATATAATTTGCAAGAAGATAAAGCTAAGGTCAGCAATGAACCCCAAAGAAAGTAGCAcagatgaaaaaagtaaagcTGGTGCCTGGTCGTTTGTAGGCAAAATAAAGCATAAGATTTCTCAAGTGGGTAAACTTGTATCTTATTCAACTTCAATGAAATCGCCAAACATGGACAGCACCGGTATTCCAGAAATACCGTTTTTACAGAGGTACATCTTTACCTTCATTcttgttgattttttcaaattgccTATGAGGAAGCCGTTTTTATTCTCAATGTGCAGAACTTTTCAATGCTGGATCTCTAAATCTaagtttttgaacaaaatgATGTATAAAATGTTTGCTAATACTGCCCAGGCTAAAATCACCGATCCTACAATACTTGGCGGTTTGTTTGTATCACTACGGCATTCACTGTTCCCTAATGATAGTGCAATGGGACCACCGAAAACAATACCAATAGGCGATGCTTTCTTGGAGTTTAGGGGGGAATGCGTTTCTAATGTATGGGATGTGTGTATCGCTTACAGAATCGATAAAATTCTTgccatcaagaaatttgaCATCGAGGAAGTTATCCATTCTTTGTCAAAAGATCGGGATTGTAATAAACTACTGCTTTATAGAGCTATGGACTGTGTTGCTGCTCAATTACCTTAAATTTTACGATAGTTTCTAATGTGTAATAACTAATTCTAATTTTAGCATCTAgtataaaagaaattacAATTCTAATACAAATTGTTCAGCAAGCCCATATTGTATCGGGGTATTAGTGGCCAAATagacaatttttttaagaGCTTGTATGCAGGTGGAAACCTGGCGAGGCATCTCTCTTTAGTGAGTACGTAATTACCAATGCCATTGCCTAAATGGGTAAAACCGTGTGGCCTTTGTTATTAAACGCGAAGCCGCCGCCACCTCGCtaagaaaggaaaaacatcAGCTGGAAAAGAACTAGGTAGTTTAGTAACAAagtgttttttcttgcccTGGTCTGGACATCAAAAGAACTGTAACTTACACCCAAGTACTATCCACACTGCAGAGTTTGTTGCGATTAATTTATTTCTAGTGTACTCGCGACTGTCGTTTCATAGTGCAGTTGGTGACCTTATAATCGTGTGTTTCATAATAACTGGCGGCTAGTTATGTCGTATCCAGGAGAAGACACTAACATTCCCAGAAGGATGGTAGAAGCTCTAGAGGACCATCCATTGAGTTATCTGGTTCCCAAGGACGGGTTGGCGGCGTTGGTAAACGCTCCGATGCAAACTTCTTTGCCCTTTGACAAATCTGTCTTTACCAACGCCGATGATAGCAGAGAAATTGATGTAAGCCATCTTATTGCTGCGAACAATACAACCTTTTCTATACAAAATGACTTAGAACAAAACAAGCTTGTTTTCAAGAGACCTGAAAACTTTATATTATCGACCAAGCAAGATTATGCTCCATCAAACTTGTTGGAGGGACTATCGCCGTTAGCACAGACTGTCCTATCAGACCATCAAGATCTAGTTGTTTCTAATGAAATAGTGAAAAAGAGCGAGATAGTAAACAAACTGCAACCAAAACATAAGCTAGAGGATTTGACCCCAAATTCCAGTAACTTAAGTTTTAACGAGGACTCtccaaacaagaaaacgaaGGTTTCGACAGGTGTAACAATGACCCAGGCCAATTTAGCAGAacaatatttgaaagatctAGAAAACCTTTTATATATTGTGGGATTTGATCACAGCTCTGCCGAAACGGGAAACATCGAGTACTGGCTCAAGTTAccagatgaaaaattcattctAACCACCAATTGTTTAGTCAAACTACAGATGACAGTTAAGAATATTGCCGCTAATCCGCAGCTATGGAGCTCGATTAAGGTGGCATGGCTATTGAGACTGCTAGATGTAATGGTCTCCAACATAAAGTCtagtaaaaaatttttgaaggcaGGTTTTGATGATTCTATGTTGCGATATATTGCCCTACTATCCATAGTCATCctattcaatattttcctCCTAGGTAAAAACGACAACAACTTACATCGTGAATCATACATTATGGAGCCGCTAAACTTTCTAAGTGATTTAGTCGAATCTTTGAGAGTGTTACCAAAGGATTatgattctttgaaaatagaaCTGAATACGTTTCAGGAAGCTTTGGGTTTGCTACcaaaatatatatgcaaGGGCCCATTTTTAGATGATAACGTAACCACGAAGCTTGTGTACATATTCAGTGACTTATTAATGATTAGTGACATTGAAGTAACTGCTAACATTCAGTTTCTAAACTTCTGGGATAATGTAAAAAAAGCCAGTTCTGATATTCTAGTCTCGTTGTTCAGTAAACTAGATCAACAGAGGGAATTTATCATCGAAGAGTTAATTTCTCATGTTGAAAAGCTCCCCACAAAGAGAATACAGAAAAAACTAAGAAAAGTTAGTTGTGAAAATATCTATATCACCGATTTTACCTTTACTTTGATGTCAATgttggaaaatatcaattgCTATACATTTTGTAGCAACATGAAAGAACTTACGTCAGAAAACATTGAGCTCTTAAAGGAAAACTACAAAATACAAGAACAGTTCCTTTTTAACACTATAGAGCACATAAATGACACAATACTAGAactatttttcaagaatcCATCCTCTTCACGATATGTGATAGATAATTTTGTTCAAGATTTATTATTGCTAATCCCTTCCCCTCAATGGCCAATAACAGAGAAAATATTGAGCTCATTGTTAAAGAAGCTTTTAAAAGTATTTGGCCCATCTATTCAGCTTTCTGCAAACATCGAAACAATATGTCTACAACACATTGGAAGTATTGGTTCTacaatttttgatattaaaTGTTCAACAAGAGAGCACGAAGATAATAATTtaatcaaaataataaactaCCCAGAATACCTTCCGACCTTTTTGAAGTTCTTCAGCGCATGCATATTACATAATGAAACAATCAAATCTCGTGACTCTGCCACAAGATTTCTTTGGAATTTGAGATTAGGTGCAATATTTAGACTGGAAGAATATACAAAAGATGCCAAGGACCAAAATTCAACTATTACTCACCAACTAAAGAACATATTGGAACAAGTGCATGACAATAGTCTTGAAACTCCCTTAGAAACCACAGAAATGGTCGCTGGCACGATTCGATTAGAttatttttccattttgcATGCTTTTGAACTTTTGAACCTGTATGATCCATACTTGAAGTTAATATTATCACTGTTAGCCAAGGATAAAATCAAACTGAGGTCCACGGCTATAAAGTGTCTGTCGATGTTGGCGTCCAAGGATAAAGTTATATTGTCAAACCCGATGGTCAAAGCAACTATCCAGCAACGTTTAAACGACTCATCTGCATCTGTCAAGGATGCCATTCTAGATTTAGTCAGTATCAACTCTTCATATTTCGAGttttatcaacaaattAACAACAATTATGACGACGACAGCATAATGGTGAGAAAACATGTACTGAagataaatgaaaaaatatatgaCGAGACAAATGACGTTGTTACAAAGGTATATGTGGTGGCAAGAATTCTTATGAAAATtgaggatgaagaagataataTAATTGACATGGCCAGGTTAATCTTGTTGCATAGATGGGTTCTAATGGTAGATGGGTCAATGGACCAGTCTGAAAAACtgaaagaaatttcttcatcggtTCTATTAGTAATGTCGCGTGTGGCCACAATGAATGAGAAATGCTCGCAACTTTTCGACTGGTTTCTTAACTTTTATCTGTTAAATAGAGAAGCACATTCGAAGGACATGTATGACAAAATAACTCGCGTTTTAAGGACTCTCACAGATTTCCTGGTTCAAAATATTGTCGAATTAAACtcaaaagaatcaaaagaaaaagactcAATTATTAATAAGCAGAATCTCTTAAATTTGTTAGCCAAGTTTACTGACTGTACCGTGTCATTTATAACAAAAGATCATATCACCGCCCTATACCCGTATATGGTATCAGATGAAAAATCGAATTTCCACTATCATATCCTGCAAGTGTTTAGAAAcacatttgaaaaattgtcAAACTTCAAACCTAAATTTTTATATGACTTAGAGACGACTCTACTGAGCAGGCTCCCAAAAATGAATGTACGGGAAATAGACGAAGCCATGCCTCTCATTTGGTCTGTCGCTACTCATCGTAATGATACCGCTAGAGTAGCTAAAGCGTGCTCCTCCTGTCTTTCCCATTTACACCCTTACATaaacaaagcaaacaaagaagaggaagccATTGCTGTTGATGGGAAATTGCAAAGGCTAATATACTTAGCCACCGGATTTGCTAGATTTTGCTTCCCTAAAATTTCAAGTGAAAAGATTGCATTTTTacaagaagatgaaacaTTATATGAACATGTTACCAAATGCTTGCTTGTACTTTCGAAAGACAAAATCACCCAC encodes the following:
- the UBC1 gene encoding E2 ubiquitin-conjugating protein UBC1, which gives rise to MSRAKRIMKEIQAVKDDPAAHITLEFVSESDIHHLKGTFLGPPGTPYEGGKFVVDIEVPMEYPFKPPKMQFDTKVYHPNISSVTGAICLDILKNAWSPVITLKSALISLQALLQSPEPNDPQDAEVAQHYLRDRESFNKTAALWTRLYASEGANGQKGNIEESDLYGIDHDLIEEFESQGFEKDKIVEVLRRLGVKSLDPNDNNTANRIIEELLK
- the SDH4 gene encoding succinate dehydrogenase membrane anchor subunit SDH4, translating into MMLPRSLRSITRNRGFHTATVRAFQSTAKKSLTIPFLPVLPQKPGGVSGTPNDAYVPPPQNKLEGSVHWYMEKIFTLSVLPLATTAMLTTGPLSTAADSFFSVMLLGYCYMEFNSCITDYISERVYGVWHKYAMYMLGLGSAFSLFGIYKLETENDGFVGLVKSLWDSSKREDSAKIEAKK
- the CSN9 gene encoding Csn9p, encoding MVGIYTYRSKVLWYRQTSLVIIAICFSYVVAFLPSCLLCFRNAKIMELNYSCSLFLCIYCITYKGKQTKGKTSDDLNGXKKKSAMREETIRALEEPHKYHYKAEWLESKDLDERQLFEIFAFGNIKDVPEDTTLTSSMRSKLEKLTLITLSETYNELTYENIRKQCQIEDNSIIENHLIQLQDIFKVEIDSVNLSIIFLKRLDCRDVYCNERELVVIENPRVTKECLVNNLRKWKIKLKQDILDQSK
- the NVJ3 gene encoding Nvj3p: MPTILYNTNSSLISKYRRSNASKPYKGLPSKKAHKRLSLPPDIFKEESGYTRNCNDDISFQSEFEKDSVGYLQDLCCSVYPSSLHQRIKNLRGSPDLQINAFIALIFKNFIKSWYGVKIPTDDSKFLTELYNLVQNLVKYMKNSQIDYSSLLLDYIPCLVSSHLKALGDCPQDTNLVYEHYCQLTLYDSKRYPGLFIDIIQNKMNTKSLLQRSFLDSFLNELVFGHILDSIIEPYHLLNGLNIICKKIKLRSAMNPKESSTDEKSKAGAWSFVGKIKHKISQVGKLVSYSTSMKSPNMDSTGIPEIPFLQRYIFTFILVDFFKLPMRKPFLFSMCRTFQCWISKSKFLNKMMYKMFANTAQAKITDPTILGGLFVSLRHSLFPNDSAMGPPKTIPIGDAFLEFRGECVSNVWDVCIAYRIDKILAIKKFDIEEVIHSLSKDRDCNKLLLYRAMDCVAAQLP
- the SCC2 gene encoding cohesin-loading factor complex subunit SCC2, yielding MSYPGEDTNIPRRMVEALEDHPLSYLVPKDGLAALVNAPMQTSLPFDKSVFTNADDSREIDVSHLIAANNTTFSIQNDLEQNKLVFKRPENFILSTKQDYAPSNLLEGLSPLAQTVLSDHQDLVVSNEIVKKSEIVNKLQPKHKLEDLTPNSSNLSFNEDSPNKKTKVSTGVTMTQANLAEQYLKDLENLLYIVGFDHSSAETGNIEYWLKLPDEKFILTTNCLVKLQMTVKNIAANPQLWSSIKVAWLLRLLDVMVSNIKSSKKFLKAGFDDSMLRYIALLSIVILFNIFLLGKNDNNLHRESYIMEPLNFLSDLVESLRVLPKDYDSLKIELNTFQEALGLLPKYICKGPFLDDNVTTKLVYIFSDLLMISDIEVTANIQFLNFWDNVKKASSDILVSLFSKLDQQREFIIEELISHVEKLPTKRIQKKLRKVSCENIYITDFTFTLMSMLENINCYTFCSNMKELTSENIELLKENYKIQEQFLFNTIEHINDTILELFFKNPSSSRYVIDNFVQDLLLLIPSPQWPITEKILSSLLKKLLKVFGPSIQLSANIETICLQHIGSIGSTIFDIKCSTREHEDNNLIKIINYPEYLPTFLKFFSACILHNETIKSRDSATRFLWNLRLGAIFRLEEYTKDAKDQNSTITHQLKNILEQVHDNSLETPLETTEMVAGTIRLDYFSILHAFELLNLYDPYLKLILSLLAKDKIKLRSTAIKCLSMLASKDKVILSNPMVKATIQQRLNDSSASVKDAILDLVSINSSYFEFYQQINNNYDDDSIMVRKHVLKINEKIYDETNDVVTKVYVVARILMKIEDEEDNIIDMARLILLHRWVLMVDGSMDQSEKLKEISSSVLLVMSRVATMNEKCSQLFDWFLNFYLLNREAHSKDMYDKITRVLRTLTDFLVQNIVELNSKESKEKDSIINKQNLLNLLAKFTDCTVSFITKDHITALYPYMVSDEKSNFHYHILQVFRNTFEKLSNFKPKFLYDLETTLLSRLPKMNVREIDEAMPLIWSVATHRNDTARVAKACSSCLSHLHPYINKANKEEEAIAVDGKLQRLIYLATGFARFCFPKISSEKIAFLQEDETLYEHVTKCLLVLSKDKITHVIRRVALKNLTKLCGNHPKLFNSRHVLHLLDQEFQGNQLDIKLVILESLYDLFLLEERKSVRSIGVSSTLSSNTLLKKKILKTKKADFVNDGVCSALATRFLNSILQLCLLCDLKSSLVAIRLLKLILKFGYTNPSHSIPTVVALVASDTQYIRHVASEILKGLFEKYETLVFSGLSRGITKAIHYSIDTGGKYYYKRDFFLVSLERICGVGKKNAPKFFKIVKRTIQSYLDDITSLKLSVSIQKSVFVLCTNISNITYSTQFDLVSLLKTIDLTTDRLKEIIMDEMDDAPSSSKSEETFREIILIQLCLQDLGTHLLHLYGLRNDVLLLDIVEESELKNKQLPSKKQETGDFSAQLESIEQHSSNGKLIAYFKKHVKDT